aaaaaagTCATTCAACTCGTTTCCTCTGCAGTCAGTGAAACACCGCGCCGAAGACAAAACGGACTGTTTCGTGTTTGTCtttggtaaagaaaaataacgCTTTGCGTGAAAACAGCTGTGCACTTGTGTTTTAATACACGCAGTTAGTAAGGCATATTTGCTTACCGATCTTGATGAAACAGTACGAACACAGCATATCTTCTAGGTCTAGCTTACCATTTAGTGTAGACATAATGTTTAACCTTTTTCTTACGTTTTATTGTACTTTCAAGATGCTAGGTGAACTGATTTAGTTATTGAGCTACTTAAGTGTAACTAGTACTGCAAACTTTGATCCTCTTATTAGGAGAAAATACTTAAATAgactaatatttttattagtttgcTAAGATGTTATTGTACAACCCTGTTCTATCATTAAGGTAACGAGAACAAGGATCTCTGGTCTGGTTGGAACACACAGCGCTGTCGATGTCAGCTGATGtcccgacaaaaaaaactgtggaTTTTGCTCACGCCAGGGTACGGGGAGTGAAGGTGTCCGACGTGAATGCGTGAGAGTGGTGACCAAGTGAGAGAGGGTAAAAAGCCGGTTAATGTTTGAGAGAAAAAGATTCACTCAATGCGAGAGAAAATGTTCATTCTACGCACGGCTAGGGGAAGTTGTGTCATGCAACATTTATGATCGCGGTTGAATTTTCCTGCCCTGGTGAAGATGTTTTTCCGCTAAAATTAATCCTAAAAAACCTGAAGCAAAGAAGCGATGCTGATTTCATAATCAGCAGCATAACTCCACCAACCAGCCCTTGTTATGATAATGAATTGTGCCATTGAAGTTTGTGCTATTAAACCCTACAATGTAATGCACCCTTAAATATCTATTcaatttacttttaaattatttttagtgAAAATAATCGATTAAAAGTATTTTGGCTTTTATATTACAAGATTCATTCTCaacatagattttttcaaagcatcgaaaaaacataaaactattAAATGTTGTTGAGGCAAACTGATAAATATATGaaatacaacacaaacaaaacaaaatgaaccgAATTTTCTGTACAGGTTTTACCGAAAAAAAGGACGGACCTACAGATCAGTAGGAAAAACATGGTTCAGCACAGATGATAAGGATCGGAACAATGTTAGGGCAATAGAAAGGAATAGAATTAAGCCGTAGcgatgtaaacaaacacaaacccaGTGGGTTATTGATTTACCTGTCCGTCTTGTTTTGTGGATGAATCtcttgtttcatgtttttgtcatatttttaaccttttctcgctttttgcaaatatgttttactCAGGAGCAAAGAAGTTCTTTaatactttgttttttttttactgtatttTCTTATTCTATGCTCTATGCTATGCTTTCTATGCTTAGTTACTGTTATTTCTGTTTATTGTAAACTGAACTGGAATTTGTAGAGATTCCTTTGGAATCGTGGTAGATCTtctgttattttattatttcttttatacaAAAAGTCTCTGTATCTCACACGGATATCATTGTTAAGgcaaattgttttgctttcttcaaataattgtaattccaatacaaacaacaattaaaCTACCAGACAAGATTTTTAATACACTGTAACTGTTATGAAATGTAGTCTCGacatttaattttcacttaatttttgtgcaaatatttcgcacaaaccaaacacaaaGCGACACGAAACCATCATTACACATTCGTTGCTAACGAAATTGAACACGTGCGACTGATCATTTCACCCATGGTtacagaaaatgaaaaaaaaacttgccaaACCGATCGAGTGAAATCGTCGCTTAAGTACATGAATTATGGAACGAGTGCATTGTTTCGTGCACTGAATTTATAAACAATGGAGCGCATATCATTCATTTAACCAAGGTTAAGATGTGCAGGATACGGGAAGGAaagaattgcagaaaaaaaacaagcgacaGGTGGTGTGTCGCGTGTTGAAATTATAACATGAAGAAAGGAACTGATTGCTATCGATAACAAGTTTTTAATTAGTAAAACTTGATGTGGACAAAATTAATAAGTGTACCTGGTGGATAATGTTTCTATCTCTTGTtaagttgattttatttaatatgaaGCAATTCAGATGATGGAATATATGATTTTAAAAACCTGAGCCACAAAGAGGTAATATAAACTACCGCCAGTTTAGTGCTTCATATAGTAGTTCCTCTTCCGCATCTCAAGATTCCACTTCTGCCCAGAGATTCTTCAGGCTATGAAACCTTTCTCAGCACGGTTAGACGAGACCAACTGTTTCCAAGTTCAACACACAGCACGTGCGACCGATGGGTTTTAGCGATCAAGTTACAGCCCGAAGGATCTGAACCAGTTGGTCGGTTGAAACATGACCGGGCGCATTACTTCGACTGATCGACGTTCTACGGGTGGGTCGTCACAACGTCTTTACGCCTCACTACCGAATGAAACATGGAACTATGTCCAAACGTACGTTCTGCTTCGTTTAAGGAGGTTAAGCGATGTTTTTGCAAGAACCTCACATTGGTTGATGGTGAAGACGGATTATCGGGATTATTGCATTATTATACCTGCAACTAGGACGAAGTTACATCTGACAGATAAATATTGGTTCTTACTGGAAAAGAATGGGATCATTTTTGCAATATATTAGCAATACATTGGAGATATCGGATCTTCTGAACCTAACGTTCTTGTTGGGTAGTGGCCATTTTCCATACAAAGATTCAATATGGCTACTGTTTTGAAATGATCGATAGTGTGAAGATCAGTAACAAGTACATAATATGAAAATGATAACCCATTCTCTTATATCTTGAAGTAGATATTTTAGTCATTGGTACAAGGAATCACCGATGTAGATGGGATTTTAACCCAAATCTTCGGTGTGGCGGGTTCGGCATTTCACAGGCTAAGCACGAGtaggaacaaacaaaagtatCCATGAAATTATACGACATactgaaaaaaatagaatggTCTAgatcactttttttgttttaattaaacatatgATAAAAACTGCATCAAACGCTATTAGGACATCAAACAGATAAGTACAGAACACAAACCAGATctgtttcaaattaattttttaacatatttccGTTGATCTAACACATCCTGCGACGAACGTTTGTTGGAAACAGATACATCATTAATACTTGTCAAATCCGTTTTAACACCCAGATATGTTCAAAACTACCATATCCGCCTTCCGGGCCTATCTGGTTACACGTGGCCACTGTAGGTCGAACCATAGGGCAGGGCAGAAACCTTGAACCTTGAACCAAGAATCACCGCCAGAGAAAGGCATGTTCagacaaataattaaaaataggtCGTGCCACAGCGTACCGTCGTGGTAAAAGGAAGCAACGGTTCCAGGAAGAATTTATCTCTCCCAACCAGCTGCAACGGTGATTCTGGCACATGTGCCACGTCCAGCCGAACAATTCGTTCGAGATCATAATGTTCGTGTGCAGTGATCTTTACCGgaacaagcaaaacgaaaggTTCATAATCTTTTAGGAGCAGCTACTCGTTAATCACTTCATTATCAGCTTGTTTTGCCGACATGCCAGACACCTCCGCCGAAGAATGCACGTAGCACGTTAACGTATTTTCACTTATATTCTATCTCGTTTTTTCATCTCTCGTGGAATTTGtgtgtttccatttcttcccCCCTCGATGGTGAAATTTTGGGATTTTTCAAACTCCAGCAGCTGATCCGGAGCGCATACCAGTACTGCGTGTGTTCCGTTTATGGGACGTTTTATGATATTCGTGTTTTTATCTactatttttgcttcaaattggGTTCATATAGATGGCAGTTGTCGTTAcgcaacttataccaacatgACTTTTGTCCACCGATAGAAATCCTCCTTTCTCTCCAGCCCTTTGTGTGGATCAAATGGGAAAAAGAAAGGACTCCAAAAGACCAATTAAAAATAGCCTACAATCTGTCAACCTTCAACTACAAACTACAGAGTACCTAACTATGACTTCTTTGAACGCAGCCGACTATACGTCTCTTACCTCTAGGGAAGGGAGTCGATACCGTCTATCGCTGATCATTCTTACGGAACAAGCTAGACAGCAACGGGGTCATTTGGTCGGTACTGGTGACCGGTGTCTCAGATTTATTATCTCAATTTTCCGTCTATTCGATTGCATTTGTTCACAATGCTTTCCTCACACAACAGTTGGGTTTTGGAATGGGTGTCCTTACGCTACCTGAACCGTCACGGCGTTAGGTCCTAGGATCTAGGCTAGGCATCTCAGTCCTTCTTAGCGTTTATTCTAACCGCTTTCGTAATTTTTGTGCAGTCTTTGCTCCTATCCATTTGCTGTCctttttcttcaatgtttactgaacaaataagtaaaattGACCAAACAAACCACCCTGAAAAGCGTCCTATGCTGAGCAGCACACTGTTCCTGTCACCAGCAATAGCTTTAATTGAAGATGAGGAATTCCGTAGAAAACAGTTCAATAAATGACAGCGCGGTAGTTGATGTTGCTGTAGGATTAAAGGTACCGGCTGCATTTCCGGATTCTTTTAAAGCAACACAAATCAGCGGTGGTCCTTTTAAATAACACATCTCATTGCCAGAACAACTAGAAAATGGCAAGAGTCCTTGGagggtgggattttttttcgtgtccttaaccgaaagctttttttaaaagatcaCACATCCTGATCTCACCTACCGCCCAGATCGTGGAGGGGAGCTATGATGAGCTGGAAAAGGCAAGGTGGTAATCaccgaaaaacaaacagactacgaaaaaaacagaatgtcACTCGCAGGTCACAGACTGATTATgtctaatttatttcaaaacctTCCTCAAACCTATCCTTGATCCCAGACCAGACCTTTAGTAAGAATATTACTCTTCACGTGGTGTCTTTATTCCATGGCGGCAGCCTGATGTATCTCCAGCTAAAgtgtcccaaaaaaacactgatGATATTGATCCGAGCAGCAGGGCGGGcggatttttcttcctttccttaCAGAAACGATCAAATCGCTATGGCGGCCACGTCAAATGAGGAAAGggtaataatgataatgatgatggcgatgttGTAATTTTCTAGATAAACTATCTAACGATACAGAACGCAACTTCACCGTCCAAACTGTCCAAAGGCTTGTAAACGAGAGTGACATATTGAACGCGAACGTAATAATGTGCAGCCGCGGTCACCCTTGCTTTGTTTCTTTGGGGGATGTATGGATGTTGAGAGGATTTTATGGTTTGTGTAGTTATTTGATTGCCCAAGAGGTCGCTGACTGTGTATTCAGCCatagaacaaacaaatcagCTGTAGAATGAAAGGCATAGTGACACTCCATTAATGGGTTATTGATGGCGCTACGCAGTCGGGATTTGAGTTCTTCAGATAGTTTAGTGAGGCGAATAGGAAAGCAAAAGTTAGAAGAACAGAATAATCGTACTAGAAAGAGCGTTTTAATAAAGTCATTAAATTTCTTATAATTTAGTACatttatataattattataaatttttcttagATGAACTACAAATATATAGAAGTAAGTATAACAGATCGAGAAACTCACTAAAAACGGTTCCAGCGTTAAAGCTACCAGTAAAAAGTTAACATTCTCCACTTACCACATTTACAAAATCTTGAAAAGAGATCACCTCCACCTTGGAGGTCTTGGCTTTCAGGGCGCGATCGTACAGTATGTCACGTTTGTTAGGCGGTACGTTGGCGAGAAATTCGGGTGATTTGAGTGCTGCGACAAAATCGTCCACAGGAATTTCGCCAAATCCTTCGGGATCGAACTGCAAACGAGAAGAATGCAATTGGATTGGACAATGCGCCCAAGATGATGAGCGATCGGTCATGTTTGTTGGTGGTTCATGCTTACCGCATCGAATAATTGACGCCATTTCTGTGGAAATACAAGAATTACAGATCGAATCAGTAAGCTAAAAGTTTGGGTAGTTTGCAATTTGGGTAGCACACCAACGACTTTTCAACCCACAGCGATAACGACATTCATCTTCAAACAGTCTGGTGTATATACTCACATCCTTCATTAGTTCCCGGCGCAGTTCGACTTCGTCATACTCCGAGTTGAGGTCTGTGTGGTCCGTCTCATAAACTGGTTCGCCGTCACCGGACTGCGAGATGGTCCCGATGCTGCCGAGTGAACCGGCAATCGTTGAAATGTGCTCGATATCGGCCAAAGTTTCTTGTTGACTGTTGCTGGCAGCATCAAGCTTCCCACTGCCCCTATCATAACCGGACCACATGACGTGCTGGTTTGCATGGGCTGGTTGAATCGAAACTCAACAGATGAGCTGTGAGTCACCAAGTATCAGTTATTGAGATGAAGTTTAGAATAGAATGTGTCGGTTTGTGGGGTCTGTTCATAAAGATGGCTTAATACGGCTGCTTGACAAATTCTTGCCTGCGGTGGTTATCGCTCCTGTTGTCATCTACGACAACCACCGTCCTTTCTTTTAGTAATGTTGTCGTTAGCCATCCAGAGGATCGTTCactttctcaatttttttctaaacacaGAGTTTTAGAAGAACAGCCAGCAAATCCTCTCCTATATCTTCTTTATGTGTTTTCTCAAAAATAAGTATTGggagaaaatttttcaaaaaacaagTTAGCACATTAAAATTATCTACAATCAGTATTAATTTCAGTTCATCGAAATAGTGTGGTTTAGACCACCGTGCGGTATAAGACCACAACGACCGTTATTGGGCGGCGCCAAAACACAATTGCTTTACACtacaaatcaattttctttcatcaatatttaaacaaaaaggaCAATACAATAAAATTGCTGCCAATGCATCGCAAGATTATGTACTGTTGATAAACTCTTTTGTAAATATCTTTATATTCAAGTTGTATGGTACGGCACTTTCTAATGGTACCAAAAGGGGATGGCGCTTTGCTAGTAGAATCTTGCTAGAAAGTTAGATTCGGAACGATAGAAATTTCCTTCATTCTCCAGTATCCCGTTAGGTTTGATGATCTTATCGTACAACCATGTTACAGCCATGACCATCATACCCAAGTATGATATATCCCTAAGGACTTCGAATGctgaaaaaaaacggccaaTCACGCCTTTTTCCCCATTGAAGCTTCTGGATGCAGGCTACATGTTTATAAATCATCATCAAAGCTGCTGTCTCGTACCGTCCAGCACTACGGAAGAACTCAACAGCCATCATCAGCCA
The DNA window shown above is from Anopheles funestus chromosome 3RL, idAnoFuneDA-416_04, whole genome shotgun sequence and carries:
- the LOC125771723 gene encoding uncharacterized protein LOC125771723 — translated: MWSGYDRGSGKLDAASNSQQETLADIEHISTIAGSLGSIGTISQSGDGEPVYETDHTDLNSEYDEVELRRELMKDKWRQLFDAFDPEGFGEIPVDDFVAALKSPEFLANVPPNKRDILYDRALKAKTSKVEVISFQDFVNVVSGEC